In Selenomonadales bacterium, one genomic interval encodes:
- a CDS encoding GntR family transcriptional regulator, whose product MFNIDQRSATPIYQQLIQQVKEAILRGGLCAGDKMPSVRELAGQLAINPNTIQKAYQELERQGVIESLRGRGTFVCQSVAPTVDAQKQAKVSESLRRVVIEAHYLGLSAEKIMTMVEEHLHDLKLGVNR is encoded by the coding sequence GTGTTCAACATCGACCAACGCAGTGCAACTCCCATCTATCAACAGCTAATCCAACAGGTAAAAGAAGCTATCTTGCGCGGCGGCCTGTGTGCTGGCGATAAAATGCCCTCAGTGCGCGAGTTAGCGGGGCAACTTGCCATTAACCCTAATACCATACAGAAGGCTTATCAGGAGTTAGAACGGCAGGGCGTCATCGAGTCGCTGCGCGGCCGCGGCACCTTCGTCTGCCAGTCTGTCGCGCCAACCGTTGATGCCCAGAAGCAGGCGAAAGTCAGCGAATCACTGCGCCGAGTCGTCATCGAGGCGCACTACCTCGGGCTCAGTGCCGAAAAGATAATGACCATGGTAGAGGAGCATCTGCACGATCTGAAGTTAGGGGTGAATAGGTAA